One window of the Ananas comosus cultivar F153 linkage group 21, ASM154086v1, whole genome shotgun sequence genome contains the following:
- the LOC109726694 gene encoding ALBINO3-like protein 2, chloroplastic: MGSTTQLRHLRRCRRLSSFSPPSSPLRNPNPPLSPFLPRFASNPFPQPFHGGIPSRSFSRPSWPGPSDDSRGGDAYISSDPEVELGAILGSEDGREVSSVGGTIVEGVAGDGESLWDYPVGAVVALLDGYHDLTGLPWWVIISTSTLALRFSLLPVLILQLKKAGKIAELLPKLPPPLPPPLSGRSFREQYLFFQQKRRELGCPSFLWNFAFFTVQFPCFLLWMTSIRSMCLSNHPGFDLGGTLWFQNLTDFPHGVLGSTFPILIASLHYINVQISFQTVQLANLRGMLGLLAKYYKLYLDILAIPLLLVGFCIPQGSLVYWTTNSLFTLFQQLSLKNTYVRAELGLPALKVLEKKTIAPENIPPESCSSIDIELSVESLPPEKLLELALQELAAGNQDRALPLLRIATEKDPDLVRALIAMGQTLCSKGSFVESAEYFERAIPKIEEEDALLVLACFGAGVSHILQGNKQEGIKHLKRIAELREPDEPMDKACYHKGLVMLGSTLFQEGEKAEAVKYLRIAATYDPAVNAYVKECEDAMEVTNQSTG; the protein is encoded by the exons ATGGGATCGACGACCCAactccgccacctccgccgctgccgccgactctcctccttctcccctccctcctccccgCTCCGAAACCCTAATCCCCCTCTCTCCCCCTTCCTCCCCCGCTTCGCCTCCAACCCCTTTCCCCAACCTTTCCATGGCGGAATCCCCTCCCGATCCTTCTCCCGCCCCTCCTGGCCCGGACCATCCGACGACTCCCGCGGCGGAGATGCCTACATCAGCTCCGATCCCGAAGTGGAGCTCGGTGCGATTCTTGGCTCCGAGGATGGAAGGGAGGTTTCGAGTGTGGGGGGGACGATCGTAGAGGGAGTTGCTGGAGATGGAGAGAGCTTGTGGGATTACCCGGTCGGCGCAGTAGTTGCCCTTCTTGATGGGTACCATGATCTCACTGGTCTTCCATG GTGGGTCATAATTTCCACATCAACACTGGCCCTTAGGTTCTCCCTTCTTCCAGTTCTTATATTGCAGCTTAAGAAGGCTGGGAAAATTGCTGAACTTCTTCCTAAAT TGCCCCCTCCATTGCCTCCACCCTTATCGGGAAGGAGCTTTCGGGAACAATATCTGTTTTTTCAACAGAAAAGACGAGAACTTGGCTGTCCCTCTTTTTTGTGGAATTTTGCATTCTTTACAGttcag TTTCCTTGCTTTTTGTTGTGGATGACCAGCATTCGGAGTATGTGTTTGAGTAATCATCCTGGTTTTGACTTG GGAGGCACACTGTGGTTCCAAAACTTGACTGATTTTCCCCACGGTGTTTTAGGTTCCACTTTCCCTATTCTAATTGCCAGCTTGCATTATATCAATGTTCAG ATTTCTTTCCAGACTGTTCAGCTTGCAAACCTGCGTGGAATGTTAGGCTTATTGGCAAAA TATTACAAATTATATCTGGATATTCTGGCAATTCCTTTACTTCTTGTCGGATTTTGTATTCCTCAG GGGAGTTTAGTCTATTGGACCACTAACAGCTTATTCACTTTATTTCAG CAATTGTCCCTCAAAAATACATATGTTCGTGCGGAATTAGGATTGCCGGCTTTGAAAGTTCTCGAGAAGAAAACAATCGCTCCAGAGAACATACCACCTGAGAGCTGCAGCAGCATAGACATTGAACTCTCTGTAGAATCTCTCCCCCCTGAGAAGCTCCTTGAG cttgctctccaagagcTGGCTGCAGGGAATCAAGATAGAGCACTTCCATTGCTGCG AATTGCTACTGAGAAGGATCCTGACCTGGTTAGAGCATTGATTGCTATGGGGCAGACTTTGTGTTCAAAAGGATCATTTGTTGAATCAGCTGAATATTTTGAGCGTGCAATTCCAAag ATTGAAGAGGAGGATGCTCTTCTTGTGCTTGCATGTTTTGGAGCAGGCGTTTCACATATATTGCAG GGAAATAAACAAGAAGGGATCAAACACCTGAAGAGAATAGCAGAATTGAGGGAACCCGATGAACCGATGGACAAAGCATGCTACCATAAGGGATTGGTGATGTTGGGGAG TACCCTGTTTCAAGAGGGAGAGAAGGCTGAAGCTGTGAAGTACCTCCGCATTGCTGCAACATATGATCCGGCAGTTAATGCCTACGTAAAAGAATGTGAAGATGCAATGGAAGTTACCAACCAAAGTACCGGATGA